The nucleotide sequence TTACAAGATTAATAGTAGAGTTTCCCAAACTAGTTTTGAATCTATAAATATTGGTTTGTGAGGAATTGTTTTCCTCTGGAAAAAATACCGTTTACATGCCAGTTGATCGCTAAAAGCTATATTTACAGGGATTGCAGGCTCTTTTTTCCTTTTTTAGAGGACATTTTGTTACACGACTGAAATATAAGCTTAATCTTGTTGTAATTTTAATAGTCTATGTCCGTTTACCCAGGTATTTTTGATAGCAAGGGAAAAAGGAACTAATTAATTGAACAAACAATGATTTTTAAAGTTTTCTAAGGTAAAATTAATTTCTACAAAAACAAAAAATCCCGCTGAATCACAGCGGGATTTTTTGTTTTGCACATTATTAAAGGTTCCGTTTAATTAATTGATTAGCTAAATTATCTACCTGTTGGCTATTTCCTGTTTCTTTGGCAGCTGAAGCAATTTGGTTGATCATCTGGTTGCTTTCTGGGTTTGTCGAGGTAGTCGATTGGATACCTGTTGTTTTGTTTGTCTTATTTGTATCTAATCCAGATGTGATTTCTTTTGCAAATTCTGTAATCCCTGCAGCAACTGGCTTATTAAAAGCTGTTCCAGCATTAGAATTTTGGAAAAGCTGCCTCATCCCATCTCCCATTCGATTTCGAAACATGAACGCTGCTGCAGCACTTGCCACAACTCCCATAATCGAATACGTCATGGAACGGTTTCTTTTACGTCTGTATCCGAACATTTTCATCATGTTTTGAGGAATATTCGATCTCATCAACGAAGAAATCCATGCAGATCTATTCATTCGGCAGCACCCCTTTTTGAATTGGAGGAATTCTGAAAAACCTCCTCCATCAATTAGTATTTGATTTCTGCTAATCGATATTCCGGAAAAAGATTACATAAGCAGCTATTTACTCTCTCAAAAATGGCTGCACTTTATTGATGGCTTCTTTCAATTTTTTAGCGTTTTTATTATACATTTCCTTAGTACTCGAAGACTCTGTCGCTAGAGCGAACAATTCAAGGTCTGCCTGGCATTTATTAAGCATTGCCAACAATAGTTTCCTCGGTTTAGGTGTCGGGACTTGAATTTGGTCATCGTATGTATCAATAAATAACTTTCCATAAGAATCTACTTGGCCTATAAAAACATTATCAAGCGTCACACCGAGATTGGCCAGTTCAATATCCAGCCATCCTTTGTTTTTACCAGCAGATGATAATTGGTCATGCAATACATTTCCATCCATTATGACAGTATAGGTTTCCTTTTCAGCAGCTACCGGCAAGTTTATATCCTTCGCAGTTAGAGGGAGTAATTCTTTTTTCAGCAATACACTCAAATCACCTTTTGGCTCTAGAACAGCAAACTCGACATCTGCTGTTTTGAAAACATTTTTCTGTCTTAACAAAGAATTCAATTCATCGATTGTATATTTTTCCTTTTTTAAGTTATCTTCCATCACTTTTCCATCTTTTATAATTACTGTTGCCTTTCCTTCAAAAAAATCTCGGAACTTCTTGCTTTTAATTCCTAAGAGGTCATGCAAATATGTAAAGGTCCCGAATATTCCAATGGCCAATACTCCATGAAAAAAATTTCCATCAAGGCCCATTATTACTTCACCAGCAATACTTCCTATGGTAATACCCGATACATATTCAAAAAAAGATAGCTCCGCCAATTGCTTCTTTCCGCCAATTTTCGTGATTGTAAATAATGTCACTGCAAACAACACAGATGATATAATAATGTGCGTCCAATCGTTCATTTTTTCACCTCTAGCTTTTATATTGTGGCTCTTCTATTTCAAGCTGAGTTTTCCTATTTTGCAGGTCAGTTTTAATTTCTCCAACGACCAGCATCGTTTCATGAAAAATTTTGCTTGCTTCAGGGATATTGGTATTCAATGCCATAGAAGATAACTGTGCTTCAATTCCTTTAATTGTTGATAGAACCTGATTAACGTCTGATGCTATTGTCAATTTGTTTCACCCCTATAAAAGAAAAGCGCAAGCGCTTTGTCAGCCCCGACAAGCGTTGGAGGTTCGCCCAGTGAAGTCGTTCTTTGACTTCAATGGGCGGACCGAAACGTTTCGAGGGACTAGGCGCTGGAGCTGGACAATTCTCAAATTTGAATTTTATACTTTCTTATCCTTAAAGGAAAAGGGCGGGTTCCCCCTGCCCTCTCATTTTTTACTGTTTGTATTGTGGTTCTTCTTGTTCAATTTCCTGTAAACGTGGTTGAATGCTATCTATAACTGCCTGAGTTTGTTGAGCAGCTGTCTGATAAAGTTGCTTAGCTTGTTGATTATCAGTTCCAAGTGCAAAAGTTTCCAAACTTGCCTGAGCACTTTTTAGACCAGCGATTGTTTGTTTTACTTGCGCCCCTACTGTCATCATAGTCCCTTCTTTCTCAGAATTTTTGGTACTGTATTAGTATGACTAGGCTGAAAAAGAATATGCCAGGCTAAAAAAATATCCAAAATAAAAAGCCATTAGCATGCTTTTCTGCAAGCCAATGGCTGGTTATTGCGAATCATCGTGTACCATAATTCTTGTGTTATATAATACGTAGCCGTTTTCCCATCTTGCGCGGATTTCCAGTGCATAATCACCAGAAGCTACATTCAGATCTTCAAGGTTTAAAGGGTATCCTTTTAGTCCTTTATAAGCGAGCCTTCCCGTATCCATCTCCCATAAATAACATTTCACAGAATCAGGTAATTGTTCAAATAAAAACTTAATGTTGTCACCAGTTTCAACAAAAATCGGAGGAGTCTCTCTGACAAGTACATCAGGATCGGTATTAGTATCTGCCGCAGCAGTCCTTCCCCATTTCCTTAAGGAATAAGTTACAGGCTTAACCTCCACAGTATGTTTGGCTACAACCACTTCTAAATCAGGAGGGTTAGGTTTATAACGGCTATAAG is from Mesobacillus boroniphilus and encodes:
- a CDS encoding DUF421 domain-containing protein, whose translation is MNDWTHIIISSVLFAVTLFTITKIGGKKQLAELSFFEYVSGITIGSIAGEVIMGLDGNFFHGVLAIGIFGTFTYLHDLLGIKSKKFRDFFEGKATVIIKDGKVMEDNLKKEKYTIDELNSLLRQKNVFKTADVEFAVLEPKGDLSVLLKKELLPLTAKDINLPVAAEKETYTVIMDGNVLHDQLSSAGKNKGWLDIELANLGVTLDNVFIGQVDSYGKLFIDTYDDQIQVPTPKPRKLLLAMLNKCQADLELFALATESSSTKEMYNKNAKKLKEAINKVQPFLRE
- a CDS encoding DUF1657 domain-containing protein; this encodes MTIASDVNQVLSTIKGIEAQLSSMALNTNIPEASKIFHETMLVVGEIKTDLQNRKTQLEIEEPQYKS
- a CDS encoding DUF1657 domain-containing protein, coding for MTVGAQVKQTIAGLKSAQASLETFALGTDNQQAKQLYQTAAQQTQAVIDSIQPRLQEIEQEEPQYKQ